From Lepus europaeus isolate LE1 chromosome 3, mLepTim1.pri, whole genome shotgun sequence, a single genomic window includes:
- the LOC133755761 gene encoding RLA class I histocompatibility antigen, alpha chain 11/11-like isoform X4 yields the protein MSMAPRTLLLLLAASLALTETRAGSHSLTYFYTSVSRPGLGEPRFVAVGYVDDTQFVRFDSDAENPRMEPRAPWMRQVEPGYWDRETQKLKDTTQTYRVGLNTLRGYYNQSAAGSHTIQLRYGCEVGADGRLLRGYSQFAYDGADYLALNEDLRSWTAADTAAQISQRKLEAAGATELHRAYLEGECVECLRRHLETGKETLQRADPPKAHVTHHPASDRKATLRCWALGFYPEEISLTWQRDGEDQTQDTEFGMTRPGGDGTFQKWEAVVVPSGEEQRYTCRVQHEGLPEPLTLRWEPPAQPTALTVGIVAGVLGVLLILGAVVAVVRRRRHSSDRKGGRYASAAGGVGA from the exons ATGTCCATGGCGCCTCGgaccctcctcctgctgctcgcGGCGTCCCTGGCCCTGACCGAGACCCGGGCGG GCTCGCACTCCCTGACTTATTTCTACACGTCCGTGTCCCGGCCCGGCCTGGGGGAGCCGCGCTTCGTCGCCGTGGGCTACGTGGACGACACGCAGTTCGTGCGCTTCGACAGCGACGCCGAGAACCCGAGGATGGAGCCGCGGGCGCCGTGGATGCGGCAGGTGGAGCCGGGGTACTGGGACCGGGAGACTCAGAAGTTAAAGGACACCACGCAGACCTACCGCGTGGGCCTGAACACCCTGCGCGGCTACTACAACCAGAGCGCGGCCG ggtctCACACCATCCAGCTGAGGTATGGCTGCGAGGTCGGGGCGGACGGGCGCCTCCTCCGCGGGTACAGTCAGTTCGCCTACGACGGCGCCGACTACCTCGCCCTGAACGAGGACCTGCGCTCCTGGACCGCGGCGGACACGGCGGCGCAGATCTCCCAGCGCAAACTGGAGGCGGCGGGTGCGACTGAGCTCCACAGGGCCTACCTGGAGGGGGAGTGCGTGGAGTGCCTGCGCAGACACCTGGAGACGGGGAAGGAGACTCTGCAGCGCGCAG ACCCGCCCAAAGCCCACGTGACCCATCACCCCGCCTCTGACCGCAAGGCCACCCTgaggtgctgggccctgggcttctACCCCGAGGAGATCTCACTGACCTGGCAGCGAGATGGGGAGGACCAGACCCAGGACACCGAGTTTGGGATGACCAGGCCTGGGGGCGACGGAACCTTCCAGAAGTGGGAGGCTGTGGTGGTGCCTTCTGGAGAGGAGCAGAGATACACGTGCCGTGTGCAGCACGAGGGGCTGCCCGAGCCCCTCACCCTGAGATGGg AGCCTCCTGCTCAGCCCACCGCGCTCACAGTGGGAATTGTTGCTGGAGTTCTTGGAGTTCTTCTGATCCTGGGAGCTGTGGTCGCTGttgtgaggaggaggaggcacagctcag
- the LOC133755761 gene encoding RLA class I histocompatibility antigen, alpha chain 11/11-like isoform X2, with the protein MSMAPRTLLLLLAASLALTETRAGSHSLTYFYTSVSRPGLGEPRFVAVGYVDDTQFVRFDSDAENPRMEPRAPWMRQVEPGYWDRETQKLKDTTQTYRVGLNTLRGYYNQSAAGSHTIQLRYGCEVGADGRLLRGYSQFAYDGADYLALNEDLRSWTAADTAAQISQRKLEAAGATELHRAYLEGECVECLRRHLETGKETLQRADPPKAHVTHHPASDRKATLRCWALGFYPEEISLTWQRDGEDQTQDTEFGMTRPGGDGTFQKWEAVVVPSGEEQRYTCRVQHEGLPEPLTLRWEPPAQPTALTVGIVAGVLGVLLILGAVVAVVRRRRHSSDRKGGRYASAAGGHRDQGSDDSLMAVKA; encoded by the exons ATGTCCATGGCGCCTCGgaccctcctcctgctgctcgcGGCGTCCCTGGCCCTGACCGAGACCCGGGCGG GCTCGCACTCCCTGACTTATTTCTACACGTCCGTGTCCCGGCCCGGCCTGGGGGAGCCGCGCTTCGTCGCCGTGGGCTACGTGGACGACACGCAGTTCGTGCGCTTCGACAGCGACGCCGAGAACCCGAGGATGGAGCCGCGGGCGCCGTGGATGCGGCAGGTGGAGCCGGGGTACTGGGACCGGGAGACTCAGAAGTTAAAGGACACCACGCAGACCTACCGCGTGGGCCTGAACACCCTGCGCGGCTACTACAACCAGAGCGCGGCCG ggtctCACACCATCCAGCTGAGGTATGGCTGCGAGGTCGGGGCGGACGGGCGCCTCCTCCGCGGGTACAGTCAGTTCGCCTACGACGGCGCCGACTACCTCGCCCTGAACGAGGACCTGCGCTCCTGGACCGCGGCGGACACGGCGGCGCAGATCTCCCAGCGCAAACTGGAGGCGGCGGGTGCGACTGAGCTCCACAGGGCCTACCTGGAGGGGGAGTGCGTGGAGTGCCTGCGCAGACACCTGGAGACGGGGAAGGAGACTCTGCAGCGCGCAG ACCCGCCCAAAGCCCACGTGACCCATCACCCCGCCTCTGACCGCAAGGCCACCCTgaggtgctgggccctgggcttctACCCCGAGGAGATCTCACTGACCTGGCAGCGAGATGGGGAGGACCAGACCCAGGACACCGAGTTTGGGATGACCAGGCCTGGGGGCGACGGAACCTTCCAGAAGTGGGAGGCTGTGGTGGTGCCTTCTGGAGAGGAGCAGAGATACACGTGCCGTGTGCAGCACGAGGGGCTGCCCGAGCCCCTCACCCTGAGATGGg AGCCTCCTGCTCAGCCCACCGCGCTCACAGTGGGAATTGTTGCTGGAGTTCTTGGAGTTCTTCTGATCCTGGGAGCTGTGGTCGCTGttgtgaggaggaggaggcacagctcag